The following proteins are co-located in the Nitrospiria bacterium genome:
- a CDS encoding retroviral-like aspartic protease family protein, with product MSSIYVDVKIGGARARLIVRSLVDTGAEISLLPVNLARRIGAWKTKRQITVVGVHNQSRTLQLIVCRIWVPSLGNIGGRVPFAMTDNDQEPIIGMDVLKPMGISINTKTGVLSVQNEVWEAFKTLAGAGVAFYAGISLLEALSGSKKRRYRRPTRR from the coding sequence ATGAGTTCGATCTACGTCGATGTGAAGATCGGAGGTGCCAGGGCAAGATTAATCGTTCGCAGCCTTGTCGATACGGGTGCGGAGATTTCCCTCCTTCCGGTGAACCTTGCCAGACGCATTGGAGCATGGAAAACCAAACGGCAGATCACCGTGGTCGGCGTCCATAATCAGTCGCGGACTCTACAGCTAATCGTTTGTCGAATTTGGGTTCCATCTCTTGGTAATATCGGCGGTCGAGTCCCATTCGCCATGACTGACAATGACCAGGAACCAATTATTGGCATGGACGTTCTTAAGCCAATGGGTATCTCGATCAACACAAAGACGGGCGTCCTATCGGTCCAAAACGAGGTGTGGGAGGCATTTAAGACTCTCGCTGGTGCAGGGGTGGCATTCTACGCAGGCATAAGCCTGCTTGAGGCATTGAGCGGGAGCAAAAAACGCCGATATCGTCGCCCAACAAGGCGCTGA